A genome region from Sphingobium sp. WTD-1 includes the following:
- the paoC gene encoding aldehyde oxidoreductase molybdenum-binding subunit PaoC, which yields MKFDTPAGPNPIDRGRVVGIPHDRIDGAAKVTGTAPYAYERHDAAPNAAYGWIVGSAIAKGQIRSMDLRAAEAAPGVLGIVTHANAGTLGKGQFNTAHLLGGPAIQHYEQALALVIADTLENARDAAKLVRIDYAPEQGRFDLKAERLHGTMPPASFGSPADTKVGDFDGAFAKAAVKIDQSYSTPDHSHAMMEPHATTAAWNGDKLTLWTANQMIAWSVGEMAKTLGIPKENIRLVAPYIGGGFGAKLFLRADALLAALGAKQIGRPVKVAIARPQIPNNTTHRPATIQRIRLGAGKDGVIDAIAHEVWSGDLPGGGPETAAQQTRLLYRGANRITAHRLAVLDLPEGNAMRAPGEAVGMLALEVAMDELAEACGLDPVELRIRNDVQYDPEAGPQRPFSSRKLVECLRAGSERFGWGKRNPRPGQMRDGRWWVGMGMAAAFRNNITTDSGARIGIDGQGRVTVETDMTDIGTGTYTIMAQTAAEVLGVEVDAVTVRLGDSRFPASAGSGGQWGANSSTAGVYAAAMAMRAKLTEKAGYPIAAARFEDGLVKMGNQSQTLGALAGRDGLWVEDRIEFGDLAKRYAQATFGAHFCEVGVDIDTAEVRIRRMGGAFAAGRILNPKSARNQVIGAMTMGAGAALMEALDVDTRFGFFVNHDMAEYLVPVHADIPEQDVLFIEELDDKSSPMKAKGVGELGICGAGAAVANAVYNATGIRLRDYPLTIDKLLHAGMPVVAA from the coding sequence ATGAAGTTCGACACGCCAGCCGGCCCGAACCCGATCGACCGCGGCCGCGTGGTCGGTATTCCGCACGACCGGATCGATGGTGCTGCCAAGGTCACCGGCACTGCGCCCTATGCCTATGAACGCCATGATGCGGCGCCCAATGCCGCCTATGGCTGGATTGTCGGCAGCGCGATCGCCAAGGGGCAGATCCGTTCGATGGACCTGCGCGCGGCCGAGGCGGCGCCGGGCGTGCTCGGCATCGTCACCCATGCCAATGCCGGCACGCTGGGCAAGGGGCAGTTCAACACCGCCCATCTGCTCGGCGGCCCGGCGATCCAGCATTATGAGCAGGCCCTGGCGCTGGTGATTGCCGACACGCTGGAAAATGCGCGTGATGCGGCAAAGCTGGTGCGGATCGACTATGCGCCCGAACAGGGGCGGTTCGACCTGAAGGCGGAACGGCTGCACGGCACCATGCCGCCGGCCAGTTTCGGGTCGCCGGCCGACACCAAGGTCGGCGATTTCGATGGCGCCTTTGCCAAGGCGGCGGTGAAGATCGACCAAAGCTACAGTACGCCCGATCATAGCCATGCGATGATGGAACCGCACGCTACGACGGCGGCCTGGAATGGCGACAAGCTGACCTTGTGGACCGCCAACCAGATGATCGCCTGGAGCGTCGGCGAGATGGCCAAGACGCTGGGTATTCCCAAGGAGAATATCCGGCTGGTCGCGCCCTATATTGGCGGGGGCTTCGGCGCGAAGCTGTTCCTGCGTGCGGACGCGCTGCTCGCGGCGCTGGGTGCGAAACAGATCGGGCGGCCGGTCAAGGTCGCGATCGCCCGGCCGCAAATCCCCAACAACACCACCCATCGCCCGGCGACGATCCAGCGCATCCGTCTGGGCGCGGGCAAGGACGGCGTGATCGATGCGATCGCGCATGAGGTCTGGTCGGGCGACCTGCCCGGCGGTGGCCCGGAAACGGCAGCGCAGCAGACCCGCCTTCTCTATCGCGGCGCCAACCGCATCACCGCGCATCGGCTGGCCGTGCTCGACCTGCCGGAGGGTAATGCGATGCGCGCGCCGGGCGAGGCGGTCGGCATGCTGGCATTGGAAGTGGCGATGGACGAACTGGCGGAGGCCTGCGGGCTGGACCCGGTCGAACTGCGCATCCGCAACGACGTGCAATATGATCCCGAAGCCGGCCCGCAGCGCCCTTTTTCCAGCCGCAAGCTGGTGGAGTGCCTGCGCGCCGGATCGGAACGGTTTGGCTGGGGCAAACGCAATCCGCGCCCCGGCCAGATGCGCGACGGGCGCTGGTGGGTGGGCATGGGCATGGCCGCCGCCTTCCGCAACAATATTACGACGGATTCGGGCGCGCGCATCGGCATCGATGGGCAGGGACGGGTGACGGTCGAAACCGACATGACCGATATTGGCACCGGCACCTACACCATCATGGCCCAGACCGCAGCGGAAGTGTTGGGCGTGGAGGTGGATGCGGTGACGGTGCGTCTGGGCGACAGCCGCTTTCCCGCCTCGGCCGGATCGGGCGGCCAATGGGGCGCCAATAGTTCAACCGCCGGCGTTTATGCCGCCGCCATGGCGATGCGGGCGAAGCTGACGGAAAAGGCCGGCTATCCGATCGCCGCTGCCCGGTTTGAGGACGGGTTGGTGAAGATGGGCAACCAGTCGCAGACTTTGGGTGCGCTCGCCGGACGTGACGGGCTGTGGGTCGAGGACAGGATCGAGTTTGGCGATCTTGCCAAACGCTATGCCCAGGCGACCTTCGGTGCGCATTTCTGCGAGGTTGGGGTCGATATCGACACGGCCGAGGTGCGCATCCGCCGGATGGGCGGCGCCTTTGCCGCCGGCCGAATCCTCAACCCCAAATCGGCGCGCAACCAGGTGATCGGGGCGATGACCATGGGCGCCGGCGCGGCGCTGATGGAGGCGCTGGATGTCGATACCCGCTTCGGCTTCTTCGTCAATCATGACATGGCCGAATATCTGGTGCCGGTGCATGCTGATATTCCTGAACAGGATGTGCTGTTCATCGAGGAACTGGACGACAAGAGCTCGCCGATGAAGGCCAAGGGCGTGGGTGAGCTGGGCATATGCGGCGCCGGCGCGGCGGTGGCCAATGCGGTCTATAATGCGACCGGTATCCGGCTGCGCGACTATCCGCTGACCATCGACAAGCTGCTGCATGCAGGCATGCCGGTGGTCGCGGCTTGA
- a CDS encoding xanthine dehydrogenase family protein subunit M, with translation MRPFTYERPASVEAAVKAAASVQGARFIAGGTNLLDLMKLQIETPAHLIDVNHLGLNTIEPTQEGGLRIGALVRNTDLAADKRVRRDYAVLSRALVAGASGQLRNKATTGGNLLQRTRCPYFYDTRMPCNKRRPGSGCGAMQGMSRSLAIVGVSDACIAQNPSDMAVALRLLDAQAETMAPGGVKRTIPIADFHRLPGDAPQVDNALQPGEMILSVTLPKPIGGTHVYRKVRDRASYAFALVSVAAVFGNDGQARFAFGGIAPKPWRVADADAAASQGAKAVADAALAGARTTPHNDFKKALLSQTLASLYRQQEARA, from the coding sequence ATGAGACCCTTCACCTATGAGCGCCCGGCCAGCGTGGAAGCGGCGGTCAAGGCGGCAGCATCGGTCCAGGGTGCCCGCTTCATCGCCGGCGGCACAAACCTGCTCGACCTAATGAAATTGCAGATCGAGACGCCGGCCCATCTGATCGACGTCAACCATCTGGGCCTCAACACAATCGAGCCGACGCAGGAGGGCGGTCTTCGGATCGGCGCATTGGTGCGTAATACCGACCTTGCCGCCGACAAGCGGGTGCGGCGCGACTATGCGGTGCTCAGCCGGGCGCTGGTGGCGGGTGCATCGGGCCAGTTGCGCAACAAGGCGACGACCGGTGGCAATCTGCTGCAGCGGACCCGCTGTCCCTATTTCTACGACACGCGCATGCCTTGTAACAAAAGGCGGCCGGGCAGTGGTTGCGGCGCGATGCAGGGGATGAGCCGCAGCTTGGCGATTGTCGGCGTCAGCGACGCCTGCATCGCCCAGAATCCCAGCGACATGGCGGTGGCGCTGCGGCTGCTGGATGCACAGGCGGAGACGATGGCACCGGGCGGCGTTAAGCGCACCATCCCGATCGCCGATTTCCATCGCCTGCCGGGCGATGCACCGCAGGTGGATAATGCACTGCAGCCCGGCGAGATGATCCTGTCGGTGACCTTGCCCAAACCGATCGGCGGTACCCATGTCTATCGCAAGGTGCGTGACCGAGCCTCCTATGCCTTCGCATTGGTGTCGGTCGCCGCGGTGTTCGGCAACGACGGTCAGGCGCGCTTTGCCTTTGGCGGAATCGCGCCCAAACCCTGGCGGGTGGCGGACGCCGATGCGGCCGCGTCGCAGGGTGCCAAGGCCGTTGCCGACGCTGCCTTGGCGGGTGCCCGCACCACCCCGCATAATGACTTCAAGAAGGCGTTGCTGAGCCAGACGCTGGCATCGCTCTATCGCCAGCAGGAGGCACGGGCATGA
- the paoA gene encoding aldehyde dehydrogenase iron-sulfur subunit PaoA, with translation MTSDGFTRRHILQGSAVATAAVPGLAQAAPPARSPSAQEGNRMMALDMKVNGRDVHLQLDPRTTLLDALREHLHLTGTKKGCDHGQCGACTVIVEGRRINSCLTLAVMHEGERVTTIEGLGTPERLHPMQRAFIVHDGYQCGYCTPGQICSAVAVLEEIEAGVPSHVTQDLDQVAWSDAEARERMSGNICRCAAYPNIIAAMRDVAGEEKA, from the coding sequence ATGACGTCCGATGGTTTTACGCGCCGCCATATTCTGCAGGGCAGCGCCGTGGCGACCGCTGCGGTGCCCGGCCTGGCACAGGCTGCTCCGCCCGCCCGGTCCCCATCGGCACAGGAGGGCAATCGCATGATGGCACTCGACATGAAGGTGAACGGGCGCGACGTGCATCTGCAACTCGACCCGCGCACCACCTTGCTGGATGCGCTGCGCGAGCATCTGCATCTGACCGGCACCAAGAAGGGCTGCGACCATGGCCAGTGCGGCGCCTGCACCGTGATCGTCGAGGGGCGCCGGATCAACAGTTGCCTGACCCTTGCCGTCATGCACGAGGGCGAGAGGGTCACGACGATCGAAGGGCTGGGCACGCCGGAGCGGCTCCACCCGATGCAGCGCGCTTTCATCGTCCATGACGGTTACCAATGCGGCTATTGCACGCCTGGACAGATATGCTCCGCAGTCGCCGTGCTGGAAGAGATCGAAGCCGGCGTGCCGAGCCATGTGACGCAGGATCTGGATCAGGTCGCCTGGTCCGACGCGGAGGCGCGCGAGCGGATGAGCGGCAATATCTGCCGCTGCGCCGCCTATCCCAACATTATCGCCGCCATGCGCGACGTCGCCGGGGAGGAGAAGGCATGA
- a CDS encoding sigma-70 family RNA polymerase sigma factor: MPSQFPFPCHRPPRSVSSGCHNSPADGTPASDAVSPPAESLAQTFQTERAGLLRYLGKRAGWDAAPDLVQEVFVRAASSEQAGRLINPAAFVKRIARNLLIDRARKIGRDNVVIFPLDEQRDVVAQPEQCLNLEASDLLRLYENAVDTLPEKTRRVFLMHRVDEMSYRQIHERLEISVATVEYHMVKALAHISRHVDAAR, translated from the coding sequence GTGCCCTCTCAATTCCCTTTCCCGTGCCATCGTCCGCCTAGGTCCGTATCCTCTGGATGCCACAATAGTCCCGCCGATGGGACGCCGGCATCCGACGCCGTTTCTCCGCCGGCCGAAAGCCTTGCGCAAACTTTCCAGACCGAGCGAGCCGGGCTTCTGCGTTATCTGGGCAAACGCGCCGGATGGGATGCCGCACCTGATCTTGTCCAAGAAGTCTTCGTGCGCGCCGCAAGCAGCGAGCAGGCGGGACGGCTCATAAATCCTGCCGCGTTCGTCAAACGAATCGCCCGCAATTTGCTGATCGATCGAGCCCGAAAGATAGGACGTGATAATGTCGTCATCTTTCCACTCGACGAGCAGCGAGATGTCGTCGCGCAGCCAGAACAATGCCTCAATTTGGAGGCGTCCGATCTCCTACGCCTCTACGAGAATGCCGTCGATACGCTTCCCGAAAAGACCCGCCGTGTATTCCTGATGCACCGGGTGGATGAAATGAGCTATCGCCAAATCCATGAGCGATTGGAAATCAGCGTCGCGACGGTGGAATATCACATGGTGAAGGCGCTCGCGCATATCAGCCGCCACGTGGACGCGGCGCGATGA
- a CDS encoding FecR domain-containing protein, producing MSDLDGDDGVDRDAIEEQAIAWFLNLRAREPEADTSDLDAWLDQSADHRRAYERARYHFEASEILKSSVRHGKKKPLHSRTFFLGLGIAAALALAIALGATFTSNQHLRTAINEEAAPARMRAPRHQIRTVALADGSDLTLDAASQIEVAMTSRERRIRLLEGKARIAVSADPRPFIVEAGSGELTANAASFDVDMAADGQIEVAVLSGEVELRRLLRPAVLERAAPKMQAGQSYGYLASDFTPIAVGQDDTDRRDWPNGWTEYHSAPLSEVIADANRYARQPIELDEPPLGNLLVSGRFHITDSDRFAERIASLFGLAAVHRQGAIHLRKR from the coding sequence ATGAGCGACCTGGATGGCGACGATGGCGTCGACCGCGATGCCATCGAAGAACAAGCTATCGCGTGGTTCCTGAATCTGCGCGCTCGTGAACCGGAGGCGGATACCTCGGATCTCGACGCATGGCTGGATCAGTCTGCCGATCATCGACGGGCCTATGAGCGGGCTCGATATCATTTCGAGGCTTCAGAGATACTGAAGTCATCTGTCCGCCATGGCAAAAAGAAGCCGTTACATTCCCGCACATTTTTCCTCGGCCTGGGAATTGCAGCAGCACTTGCTCTGGCAATAGCTCTAGGCGCGACCTTCACGTCGAACCAGCATCTGCGGACCGCTATCAACGAGGAAGCTGCGCCGGCGCGCATGCGTGCGCCGCGGCATCAGATCCGCACCGTGGCGCTCGCCGACGGTTCCGATCTCACGCTCGACGCCGCCAGCCAGATCGAAGTTGCAATGACGAGCAGAGAACGTCGAATCCGGCTGCTCGAAGGGAAGGCTCGTATAGCCGTGAGCGCAGACCCTCGCCCCTTCATCGTCGAGGCTGGTTCAGGCGAACTTACGGCTAATGCCGCAAGCTTTGATGTGGATATGGCTGCCGATGGTCAAATCGAGGTCGCCGTCCTGTCGGGTGAGGTCGAATTACGCAGGTTGCTGCGCCCCGCGGTGTTGGAGAGGGCAGCCCCAAAGATGCAGGCCGGGCAAAGCTATGGCTATCTTGCAAGCGACTTCACACCAATTGCGGTCGGACAGGACGACACCGATCGACGTGACTGGCCCAACGGCTGGACCGAATATCATTCCGCGCCCCTGTCGGAGGTGATTGCGGATGCCAATCGATATGCAAGGCAGCCGATCGAGCTCGATGAGCCACCCCTGGGCAATCTGCTGGTTTCGGGACGGTTCCATATTACGGATAGCGACCGCTTTGCCGAGAGGATCGCCTCTCTTTTCGGACTTGCTGCAGTCCACCGCCAAGGCGCCATTCACCTGCGCAAGAGATAA
- a CDS encoding TonB-dependent receptor, with translation MSVTKVQTIALLMAGAAGVVSIPATWAKDDPAIVIDLPAQTLDQSLRAVASSAGWEIYMSASDIEGIAAAPLKGNLTPSEAIGRLLKTTDLEAKIVDGAVIIRSKSISDENSRDIITVTGSRITGAPPSAPVRVITAEDMRRGGQADLGEVIRSSTVNFGGGQNPGVGTSQGNSDVNVNGSSSPNLLGLGPNATLTLLNGNRLSYTGLNSAVDISAIPATAVDRVEIITDGASAIYGADAVAGVVNVILKRDYEGVSALARVGGSTDGGNFQQQYNLTGGAKWAGGGILAVLDHSSNSDIPASSRSYARSMATDSSLYPRLGRDSALISLFQDIGSQLKANVDLMYKDGRQDVIAGFLEGQPHTASGAAVRADTRSWLVAPSLTASLGASWNLHLLSSFGADKSQTHSDIFAGGSVYGASYRQYDNDAQSIELNGDGPLFSLPAGEVRVALGGGYRRTGIELTTTTLGVTSNAFKQHSENGFGFAELLVPILSPAQNSRLGRALRLTGAFRYEANSGTDSVALPKLGIVYEPFDGLAIKGSWGRSFRLPTLYQRYGSYSAVLYQTARYATGFPADSTMIILGGANADLKPEKSESWTFSAEFRPVEHPEFTGSISFFHFDYTDRVATPLTSAIGVLNNPIYNSLVTLDPSTSLQQSLISGAAIGLQNGTTGTYDPSRVVAILDGRDRNMAREIYKGISLSMRYLIGDPDREALDLSFDGNWIDSSRQLFDGLPTVDLSGTIFNPPKLKGRVGASYVTPRLTLSAFTNLSSSILDNRSLPAYRLRALATLDLSAIAKMGGGFELGANMQNVFNAKPPLIVTGSGYDTPFDTTNYSPIGRFLSIQIRRSW, from the coding sequence ATGTCCGTCACGAAGGTTCAAACGATTGCATTGCTCATGGCTGGCGCGGCAGGGGTTGTTTCAATCCCAGCAACATGGGCCAAGGACGATCCGGCTATCGTCATCGATTTACCCGCACAGACGCTTGACCAATCTCTGCGCGCCGTTGCCTCGAGCGCTGGCTGGGAAATTTACATGTCTGCCAGCGATATCGAGGGCATTGCCGCTGCCCCGCTCAAAGGCAATCTGACCCCGAGTGAAGCTATTGGTCGGCTCCTCAAAACCACCGACCTCGAAGCTAAGATCGTGGATGGAGCCGTGATCATCCGCTCGAAGTCGATCAGCGATGAAAATTCGAGGGACATCATCACCGTCACCGGCAGCCGGATTACCGGGGCGCCGCCGTCGGCCCCCGTTCGCGTCATAACGGCCGAAGACATGCGCCGCGGCGGACAAGCGGACCTGGGCGAGGTCATTCGAAGTTCCACGGTGAATTTTGGCGGAGGGCAGAACCCCGGTGTCGGCACAAGCCAGGGCAACAGCGACGTCAACGTCAACGGATCATCGTCCCCCAACCTGCTTGGCCTGGGTCCAAATGCCACTTTGACGCTGCTGAATGGCAACCGCCTCAGCTACACCGGTCTTAATTCTGCCGTCGACATCAGCGCCATTCCCGCAACCGCAGTGGATCGTGTCGAAATCATCACGGACGGCGCTTCGGCGATTTACGGCGCCGATGCCGTAGCCGGCGTCGTCAATGTCATTCTGAAGCGCGACTATGAAGGCGTTAGCGCGCTGGCGAGAGTCGGGGGTTCGACCGATGGCGGCAATTTCCAGCAGCAATATAATCTGACGGGTGGCGCCAAGTGGGCCGGAGGCGGAATTCTCGCCGTTCTGGACCATTCGTCCAACTCCGACATTCCAGCATCGAGCCGTTCCTACGCCAGAAGCATGGCGACGGATTCATCGCTTTACCCCAGGCTCGGGCGCGATAGCGCGCTGATAAGCCTCTTCCAGGACATTGGCAGTCAGCTGAAGGCCAATGTCGACCTCATGTACAAGGACGGAAGGCAAGATGTGATCGCCGGCTTCCTTGAGGGACAGCCGCACACCGCCAGCGGCGCGGCGGTCCGGGCAGACACCCGGTCGTGGCTTGTCGCCCCGTCGCTTACGGCCAGCCTTGGCGCATCCTGGAATCTGCATCTCCTGTCGTCGTTCGGTGCCGACAAATCCCAGACTCATTCGGACATCTTCGCGGGAGGCTCGGTTTATGGGGCAAGTTATCGGCAATATGACAATGATGCTCAGTCGATCGAATTGAACGGCGACGGCCCGCTTTTCAGCCTACCGGCCGGCGAGGTTCGCGTTGCATTGGGCGGCGGCTATCGCCGTACCGGCATCGAACTGACCACCACCACATTGGGCGTCACGAGCAACGCCTTCAAGCAGCACAGTGAAAACGGATTTGGTTTCGCCGAACTGCTGGTCCCGATCCTTTCGCCAGCGCAGAATTCCCGGCTGGGGCGTGCGCTTCGGCTGACGGGAGCATTCCGCTACGAGGCGAACTCAGGCACGGATTCCGTCGCGCTTCCAAAATTGGGGATCGTCTATGAGCCATTTGATGGCCTGGCGATAAAGGGTAGTTGGGGCCGCTCATTCCGCCTCCCGACCCTGTATCAGCGATATGGAAGCTATTCCGCCGTCCTGTATCAGACCGCCAGATATGCCACGGGCTTTCCAGCTGACTCGACCATGATAATCTTGGGGGGCGCGAACGCCGACCTGAAACCCGAGAAATCGGAAAGTTGGACCTTCTCGGCGGAATTCCGTCCAGTCGAACATCCCGAATTCACCGGGAGCATCAGTTTTTTCCATTTTGATTACACCGATCGTGTTGCAACGCCGCTGACGTCTGCGATCGGCGTGCTCAACAACCCGATCTATAACAGCCTCGTCACGCTTGACCCGTCCACCTCCCTGCAACAGTCGCTGATCAGCGGTGCAGCGATCGGTCTGCAGAATGGCACGACCGGCACTTATGATCCCAGCCGGGTCGTCGCAATTCTGGATGGCCGTGACCGAAACATGGCACGCGAGATCTACAAAGGCATCAGCCTTTCCATGCGCTACCTGATCGGAGACCCGGATCGCGAGGCGCTCGATCTCAGCTTCGATGGCAATTGGATCGATAGCAGCAGGCAATTGTTCGACGGCCTGCCGACGGTCGATCTTTCCGGCACCATATTCAACCCGCCCAAGCTCAAGGGCCGCGTCGGTGCCAGCTATGTCACACCGCGGCTCACCCTCTCTGCATTCACCAATCTGAGTTCAAGCATCCTCGATAACCGGAGTCTGCCAGCTTACCGCCTGCGCGCGCTCGCGACCCTCGATCTTTCCGCCATCGCCAAGATGGGAGGCGGATTCGAATTGGGCGCCAATATGCAGAATGTCTTCAACGCCAAGCCCCCGTTGATCGTCACAGGCTCTGGTTATGACACGCCCTTCGATACGACCAATTACTCCCCAATTGGACGCTTTCTCTCCATCCAGATTCGCCGGTCGTGGTGA
- a CDS encoding prolyl oligopeptidase family serine peptidase: MLMRAGTCLAILLTLAAAQPMVGRAVAAQGHFWTMDDILAIPAVAGTALADDGRSLAYILRVANRKENRTEFELHVTNFQPDGDRILARSIWMERLQAVPGKMAWSLLIDQGQGVQLYQFGADGAMQALVVNPEPVLVGSADGAQFGYGFTGPVRFGLAYYDWSPDGRRLFYSLLRGEDEKGEIRHDEDVTRLTIYRRRGPRVTTHFFMKEDGGPPLWIADVIGPDRVGRYLGGMPIWHDDALDYALQADKLNVPHIQRYRWRFEDRKSRPLDEGPALFADRITGPHDGTVAIERVNQQRRLRERTIDGRLIDYGVLDATLSDARSPGHWRSPDGSMALIAVRFTSAGRYGLIRLDTAGRVARLEVPESLTHCSFTPGLSEGVCVREGVTRAPSFVRVTVGTGRIEALQPLSPRHDAVTPLRVETRILTNAYGYRARNLIIYPRTYKSGQRYPTVLVTHGSDADERFGSKDIQWDYPIQLFAERGYMVILANEPDVSQSDELEKASADRNMCGGTTPPAEIQRLGWLNQLESFRVILHALDSEGLIDPRHVGIAGYSYGSQIANVAVTQADLFSAASSGDGGFLEPTSYRTHQCVYRAIYGGAPGDPVAQPNYAALAPSYRARFAQAPVLQQIAEPHESAIDFHQALRAAQIPSEISLYPGESWASDETHFFHLPSNQLGAMAENLEWFDYWLRDLPPSTGPDGARRARWEAMRLARPKSGDR, from the coding sequence ATGCTGATGCGCGCGGGAACATGCCTGGCCATCTTGCTGACACTCGCGGCGGCACAGCCGATGGTGGGCCGTGCGGTCGCGGCTCAAGGCCATTTCTGGACCATGGACGACATATTGGCGATCCCCGCTGTGGCCGGCACCGCGCTGGCCGATGACGGACGATCGCTTGCCTACATCCTTCGGGTCGCAAACCGAAAGGAGAACCGCACGGAGTTCGAACTCCATGTGACCAACTTCCAGCCGGATGGAGACAGGATCCTTGCCCGTTCCATCTGGATGGAAAGGCTCCAGGCCGTTCCCGGCAAAATGGCCTGGAGCCTATTGATCGATCAGGGACAAGGCGTTCAGCTCTATCAGTTCGGGGCCGACGGCGCTATGCAAGCCCTTGTCGTCAATCCCGAGCCAGTCCTGGTCGGGTCAGCCGATGGTGCACAATTCGGCTATGGCTTCACCGGGCCAGTACGCTTTGGTCTTGCCTATTATGACTGGTCACCCGACGGGCGTCGACTCTTCTACTCACTGCTGCGCGGTGAGGACGAAAAAGGAGAAATCCGGCATGATGAAGACGTCACGCGGCTGACCATCTATCGGCGACGAGGCCCGAGGGTCACGACACATTTCTTTATGAAGGAGGATGGTGGTCCGCCGCTCTGGATCGCTGACGTTATCGGCCCCGACCGGGTTGGGCGCTATCTGGGCGGCATGCCGATCTGGCACGATGATGCGCTCGACTATGCACTCCAGGCAGACAAACTCAATGTGCCCCATATCCAGCGTTACCGCTGGCGGTTCGAGGATCGCAAAAGCCGACCTCTTGACGAAGGGCCCGCGCTGTTCGCCGATCGCATCACGGGACCTCATGACGGAACGGTCGCGATCGAGCGCGTCAACCAGCAGCGTCGCTTGAGAGAGCGAACAATCGATGGCCGCTTGATCGACTATGGGGTGCTTGATGCCACATTGTCGGACGCTCGATCCCCTGGACATTGGCGATCTCCAGACGGGAGTATGGCTCTCATAGCAGTCCGCTTCACCAGCGCGGGCCGCTATGGCCTGATCCGCCTAGATACCGCTGGCAGAGTGGCGCGGCTCGAGGTTCCTGAAAGCCTGACCCATTGCAGTTTTACGCCCGGACTGTCCGAAGGCGTGTGCGTGCGCGAAGGGGTAACGCGAGCGCCATCCTTCGTACGGGTCACCGTCGGCACGGGCAGGATCGAAGCGCTTCAGCCCCTGTCGCCGCGACATGATGCGGTTACGCCGCTTCGTGTGGAGACCCGCATCCTGACGAACGCCTATGGATACCGCGCGCGAAATCTGATCATTTACCCCCGGACGTATAAATCCGGGCAACGCTATCCCACTGTGCTCGTCACGCATGGTTCCGACGCCGACGAACGGTTCGGGTCAAAGGATATACAATGGGATTATCCGATCCAGCTCTTCGCTGAACGCGGATATATGGTCATACTGGCCAATGAGCCCGACGTCTCGCAAAGTGACGAACTGGAAAAGGCTTCGGCAGATCGCAACATGTGCGGCGGGACAACACCGCCTGCGGAAATACAGCGTCTGGGTTGGCTCAATCAGCTCGAGAGCTTCCGTGTAATATTGCATGCGCTTGATTCAGAAGGCCTGATCGATCCCAGGCATGTCGGCATTGCAGGGTACAGCTATGGCTCCCAGATCGCGAATGTTGCCGTCACCCAGGCTGATCTGTTTTCAGCTGCATCCAGCGGCGATGGGGGGTTCCTCGAACCAACCAGCTATCGCACGCACCAATGTGTCTACCGGGCTATCTATGGCGGGGCTCCTGGCGATCCTGTTGCCCAGCCAAATTATGCCGCTTTGGCCCCTTCCTATCGAGCGCGCTTCGCTCAGGCGCCCGTGCTGCAGCAGATTGCCGAACCACATGAGTCCGCGATCGATTTCCATCAGGCATTGCGCGCTGCGCAGATCCCCTCGGAAATATCACTTTATCCCGGAGAGAGCTGGGCGTCGGACGAGACGCATTTTTTCCATCTGCCCTCAAATCAGCTGGGCGCCATGGCGGAGAATCTGGAGTGGTTTGATTATTGGCTACGGGATCTTCCACCCTCAACTGGACCGGATGGCGCGCGACGCGCGCGATGGGAGGCCATGCGGCTTGCGCGGCCCAAGTCAGGCGATCGATGA